The Populus alba chromosome 6, ASM523922v2, whole genome shotgun sequence genome contains a region encoding:
- the LOC118032475 gene encoding 4-coumarate--CoA ligase CCL1 yields MEAVNDQAQEFIFRSKLPDIQIPNDLPLHTYCFENLSRFKDNPCLINGPTGEIHTYTDVELTSRKVASGLSKLGIKQGDVILLLLQNSPEFVFAFLGASIIGAISTTANPFYTPSEVAKQATASKAKLIITQAVYAEKVQQFIKENDHVKLVTVDSPPENYLHFSELTNSDEDDIPAVEINPDDVVALPYSSGTTGLPKGVMLTHKGLVTSVAQQVDGENPNLYFHEKDVILCVLPLFHIYSLNSVLLCGLRVGSAILLMQKFEIVTLMELVQKYKVTIAPFVPPIVLAVAKCPVVDKYDLSSIRTVMSGAAPMGKELEDTVRAKLPNAKLGQGYGMTEAGPVLSMCLAFAKEPFEIKSGACGTVVRNAEMKIVDPDTGRSLPRNQAGEICIRGSQIMKGYLNDSEATERTIDNDGWLHTGDIGYIDDDDELFIVDRLKELIKYKGFQVAPAELEAMLIAHHDIFDCAVVPMKDEAAGEVPVAFVVRANGSKITEDEIKQFISKQVVFYKRISRVFFTESIPKAPSGKILRKDLRARLATGDLPH; encoded by the exons ATGGAGGCGGTAAATGATCAAGCACAAGAATTCATTTTCAGGTCCAAACTCCCTGATATCCAAATCCCAAACGACCTCCCTTTACACACTTATTGCTTTGAAAACCTTTCCCGATTCAAAGACAATCCCTGTTTGATCAATGGCCCTACCGGTGAAATCCACACCTACACGGATGTTGAGCTCACATCACGCAAAGTCGCTTCCGGCCTCAGCAAGTTAGGCATCAAACAAGGCGATGTTATATTGCTGTTGCTCCAAAACTCGCCAGAATTTGTGTTTGCGTTTCTCGGAGCATCAATTATTGGTGCTATTAGCACAACCGCAAACCCCTTCTACACTCCCTCTGAGGTCGCAAAGCAAGCAACAGCATCAAAGGCAAAGCTGATAATAACACAGGCAGTTTACGCCGAGAAAGTGCAACAATTCATCAAGGAAAATGACCATGTCAAATTAGTGACCGTTGACTCTCCACCAGAAAACTACTTGCATTTTTCAGAGTTGACAAATTCTGATGAGGATGATATTCCTGCTGTCGAGATTAATCCTGATGATGTCGTGGCACTCCCCTATTCGTCAGGGACAACAGGTCTCCCTAAAGGTGTCATGTTGACTCATAAAGGCCTCGTTACTAGTGTGGCACAACAAGTTGATGGAGAGAATCCTAACCTCTACTTTCACGAGAAGGATGTGATTCTCTGCGTTTTGCCTTTGTTCCACATCTACTCGCTCAATTCCGTGTTACTTTGTGGGCTAAGAGTTGGTTCAGCAATTTTGCTTATGCAGAAATTCGAGATTGTTACGTTAATGGAGCTTGTACAAAAATATAAGGTGACAATTGCGCCATTTGTCCCCCCTATCGTCCTCGCAGTTGCAAAGTGTCCAGTCGTTGACAAGTATGATCTTTCTTCCATTCGGACCGTAATGTCTGGCGCCGCGCCAATGGGGAAGGAGCTTGAGGATACAGTAAGGGCTAAGCTGCCTAATGCAAAACTTGGACAG GGATACGGAATGACAGAGGCAGGACCCGTGCTATCGATGTGCTTGGCATTTGCAAAGGAACCCTTTGAAATTAAATCCGGTGCCTGTGGGACTGTTGTTAGAAACGCCGAGATGAAGATTGTTGACCCCGATACCGGAAGATCCCTGCCACGAAATCAAGCCGGAGAGATTTGCATTAGAGGTAGCCAAATCATGAAAG GTTATCTAAATGACTCAGAGGCCACTGAAAGGACTATAGACAATGATGGATGGTTGCACACCGGCGATATTGGATACATCGACGACGACGACGAGCTCTTTATCGTCGATCGATTGAAAGAATTGATTAAATACAAGGGTTTTCAAGTAGCACCTGCTGAGCTTGAAGCAATGTTGATTGCTCATCACGACATCTTTGATTGTGCTGTAGTGCC CATGAAAGATGAAGCTGCCGGAGAGGTTCCTGTTGCTTTTGTGGTGCGAGCAAATGGTTCCAAGATCACCGAGGATGAAATCAAACAATTTATCTCAAAACAG